CGATCACCGCCGGCTACCAGGCCACGTTCGAGGGGTTCGCCAAGCGCGGCATCGGGCGTGAGCGGGCCGCCGAACTGATCGCGCTCGGCGTGGAGTTGGCCCGCGAAGCGGTAGCGCGGGCACGGGCCGAGGGCATCGCGCGGCCGCTGTGGGTGGCGGCGTCGGTGGGGCCGTACGGGGCGATGCTCGCCGACGGCTCCGAGTACCGGGGCAGGTACGGGCTGAGCGTGGCGGAGCTGGAGCGCTTCCACCGGCCGCGTCTGGAGGTGCTGGCCGGGGCGCGGCCCGATGTGCTGGCCCTGGAGACGGTCCCCGACACCGACGAGGCCGAGGCGCTGCTGCGGGCGGTGCGCGGGCTCGGGGTCCCGGCCTGGCTGTCGTACTCCGTGGCCGGTGACCGCACCCGTGCCGGGCAGCCGCTGGAGGAGGCGTTCGCACTCGCCGCCGGCGTCGACGAGGTGATCGCGGTCGGCGTGAACTGCTGTGCGCCCGAGGACGTCGAGGGGGCGGTGGAGACCGCCGTCCGGGTCACGGGCAAGCCCGTCGTCGTCTACCCCAACAGCGGCGAGGCCTGGAACGCCGCGGCGCGTGCCTGGGACGGCCGGTCCACCTTCACGGCGGAGGAGGTCCAGGGGTGGCGGGCGTCCGGCGCACGGCTGATCGGCGGCTGCTGCCGGGTGGGCCCCGAGGTGATCGGCTCGATCGCACGGACGCTGGGGGCCACGGCGTAGCTCCCCGTGCCGACGGTCGGCCACCCCCGGAAGAGCGCCCGGTGGCCCTCAGTGCCGGCGTACCGCGCCGGGCAACCGCAGTCGTCGTACGACCGACCGCATCTCGGTGCCGCGCGCGGGCACGCCGTCGGCCAGGTCCGTCGTGACGGCGGGCTCGCGGGGCTGGGCGGCGGCCCACAGGGCGAGCTCGGGGTCGCGCGGACCGTGGGCGGTGTGGGTGTCGCCGTCGCCGAAGATCCGTACCGGATGCGTGTCGTCCCACGCCTGCCACCCGGGGTCGCCGTCCGCCGCGAACCGCACCCAGGCCCGGTGCATCTCGTGGGCCAGCTCCTGCGGAGCCCCCTCGCCGGCCAGCTTGCGGGACTCGGGGACCTCCCCGGTGTCGAAGACGAAGCCGAGCTCCAGCGCATGACAGGCACCGAGTTCGGGGAGGCTGGAGGGCCAGGCGAACTCGTACACGTACGACGATCCGGGGCGGGCGTCGGCCAGGCGGTGCAGGGGGAGGCGCAGCAGGTGGTCGGTGACCATCTGGCCGACGATCTCGGCGGTGCCGGCCTTCGGGTGCAGGGCGCGGTAGCCGCGGGGCACATCGGCGCCGACGCGGCAGCGGGCCATGGCGCCGGCCAGGGCGACCGCGCCGAGCCGGTCGACGCGCTCCAGGAGCCCGCCGGGCACCAGCCACAGCCGGTACTCGTCCCGGGTCCAGCCCAGCATCAGCTCCACGCCGGCCGCGACATCGCCCTCGGTGAGGGCCACCAGCGGATCACGGGGCACGAGGTCGCCGTCGACGACGATGCCGAAGGCGGGCCCGCCCACCACGGGGCTGCTGAGCCGGCCCACCTCGGCCTGGGTGCGCAGCAGCAGCTCGGGGTCGACCTCGGCGAAGGCCGCGGCGGTGGCGGGGATCTTCAGCCGGGTCGCCATCCGGCGCACCATGCGCCGCACCTTGTCCCGCTCGGCCGCCTCCGGCGGGCCGCTCTGGAGGATCGCCCGCCGGACCAGGCCCTGGGCCTGCGGGGCGGCGAGCAGCGCGCCGATGCTGATGGCACCGGCGGACTGGCCGAACAGGGTGACGCGGTCCGGGTCGCCGCCGAAGGCCGCTATGGAGGCATGGACCCAGTTCAGGGCGGCGAGCTGGTCGCGCAGGCCCGGGTTGGCGGGGGCGTCCGGGAAGTAGCCGTAACCCTCGACGCCGAGCCGGTAGTTGACCGAGACGAGGACGACGCCGTCCCGGGCGAAGGGGCGCCCGTCGTACACGGGCACGCCGGAGGAGCCGCGGGTCAGGGCGCCGCCGTGCAGCCACACCATGACCGGGAGGCGGGCGGCGGGGCCCGGCTCGGGCGTCCAGACGTTCAGGTTGAGACAGTCGTCGCCGGGCACGACCGGGTCGGACAGGTACTGCGCGAACGCCTCCGAGTACGGCGGCTTCGGCGGGGTCGGCCCGAAGGCCACGGCCTCGCGCACACCGTCCCAGGGCTCGGGCGGCACCGGCGGCCGGAACCGGAGCGGGCCGAAGGGGGGCGCCGCGTAGGGGATGCCCCGGAACACCGCGACACCGTTCTCGTACCGGCCCCGCACCGAACCGTAGGGCGTGCTCACCACGGGGTCTGCCTGGACTGCCGTCATACGTCCACCAGCCTCCTCACCGCGCTCGTGCACCGTGAAGATCAGAGCAACTCATTGTGGCCCGGTATTCCGGCGCACGGGCGGCTGAGTGGGCTGTTCGGCGTACCCGTGCCCGGCGTGCATCGGGTGCGACCCCGTGACCCCCGCGAACTCCGGGCTCTTCCGGACTCGGCGCGGCGAACCTAGGGTAGGAAGCGCTTACTGTTTCGCGCTGGTCGAAACTTTTCATGGCCCTCGGGCGGGCCGGAGAGGTGGTTCCCGATGGTCCGTACGGGCGGTGCGAGCGTGGCTGCCGGGCCGACCCTCGCGGTGGTGGCCCGCGAGGCCGGGGTGTCCGTACCGACCGCCTCCAAGGTGGTCAACGGCCGTGAGGACGTGGCCCCGGAGACGCGCCGCCGGGTCACCGAGGCGCTGGACCGGCTCGGCTATGTCCGCAGACCGCGCTTCGACGCGGCGAAGACACCGGGCCTGGTCGACCTCGTCGTGCACTCGCTGGACAACTCGTGGTCGGGGGCGGTGCTGCACGGGGTGGAGGCGGCGGCCCACGACGCGGGTCTGGAGGTGGTGGTCTCGGCGGGGCTGACCCGGACGCGGGGCGCGCGGCCGGAGCGGGGCTGGCTGGACAAGCTCACCGCGCGGGGCTCCTCCGGGGTGCTGTTCAACCTGGCCGAGCTGACGCCGTCGCAGTACGCGTGGCTGGAGCAGCACCGCATCCCGTTCGTGATGATCGACCCGGTCCTTGAGCCGCCGTCCGGTGTGGTGTCGGTGGGCGCGGCGAACTGGCACGGCGGGGTGACGGCCGCCGAGCACCTCCTGGCGCTCGGCCACGAACGCATCGCCGTCATCGCCGGTCACCAGCGCAAGATGTGCAGCGCGGCCCGGGTGGCCGGCTACCGCTCGGCGCTCGCCTCGGCCGGGGTGCGGCACCGCCCCGAGTACGTCAGGCACGCCGGCTTCGACGAGGGCGTCGCGCACCTGCGGACGCTGGAGCTCCTCGACCTGCCCGAACCGCCGACGGCCGTCTTCGTCTGCTCGGACCGGATGGCCCTCGGAGTCTACGAGGCGCTGGCGGAACGGAGGTTGAGCGTGCCGGACGACATGAGCGTGGTCGGCTTCGACGATCTGCCGGAGGCGCGCTGGATCTCCCCCGCCCTGACCACCGTCCGCCAGCCGCTGTCGGAGATGGCGGCGACCGCGCTGCGGCTGCTGGTGCGGATGATGGACGGGGACCGGCCGGAGAGCACGCGGACGGAGTTGTCGACGCGACTGGTGCGGCGGTCGAGCACGGCCGCACCACGGGACGCGACGCCGCGCTGAGACCTTCGGCCACATCCCCCCGGCGGTCGCGGCGGCACCCACGCACCCGGTCTCGTGATCGTTGGCCCGACAGGGTGGTCGATGCGCCGTTCGGCACGTGTGCCCTGGTGGCGGCGATGATCGCTGCTAGCTTCGCGAGCTGTCGGAGGGGCCCCGGCCGCGGTGCGGCTGGCCGAGGCGGGGCCGTCCCTATGAGCTGAGGCGAGGTTGACTTGACGGGTATGGGCGAAGAGCCGGACGAGCCGGCGGTTGCTCCGTTCAAGCGCAGAAGGTTCCTGGCGTCGGCCGCGGTGGCGGCCGGGGCGCCGACAGCGGTCGCCGGGCCCGCACAGGCCGCCGCGTCACAGGCGGACGTGACGGCGGCCGACGTGGCGGCGACCGAGGCCGCGGCGGCGCAGGCGCCCGCGCAGACCGCGGCGGGCCTCGGGTCCGTGGCGCGTCTGATGGCCGTCCCCGAGGACAGCCGCGGGGTCGCCTGGCTCAGGTCCGCCCTTCAGGTCGCCGTGGGCCTCGAACTGGCCACCATCCCGCCTTACTTGTGCGGCTGGTGGTCGGTCAAGGACCAGCGCAGCGAGGTGGCGCGGATGATCCGCCGCATCGTCGGCGACGAGATGTACCACCTGGGCATCGTCTGCAACCTGCTCGTGGCCGTGGGCGGCAGGCCGCAGATCAAGGCCGCCGCGCCCGTCTACCCCGGTCCGCTGCCGGGCGGCGTGCGCGCCGGGGTGACCGTCTATCTGTCGGGCCTCACCAGGCCCTTCGTGCGTGACGTGATGATGGCGATCGAGGCCCCCGAGGTGTCGCTCGCCCGCAGCGTGCAGTCCCCCACCGTCGGCGAGTTCTACGAGGGCATGATCGGGGCGTTCCGGGCGGTACGGCCGGACCTGGCGACGCGGGGTCAGGTGACCCAGCACATCGACACCGACGAGCTGCGCCCGGTGCGCAGCCTCGACGACGTCGAGCACGCGATCGAGATCATCAGGGAGCAGGGCGAGGGCACCGAGAGCTCCCCGACCGACTCCTTCTCGGACGACCGCCCGGCGCACTACTACGCCTTCGGCGAGATCTATCACGGCAGGGAGCTGCGCGAGACCGACGACGGCTGGAGATACGTCGGCCCGCCCGTGCCCTTCCCCGACGTGCGCCCCATGGCCCCCGTCCCGGTCGGCGGCTGGCGCAACACGTCCGCCCATGTCGGGGGGCTGCTGTTCCGCTTCGACGCCATGTACAGCACGGTGCTGGACTCACTCGACGCGGCCTGGGCGGGCGGCGGCCACCGCACCCTCGGCGCGGGCATCCGCACGATGCGCGGACTGGAGAAGCCGGCCGTGGAACTGATGGAGACCCTCGTCCCCGGCGGCCGGGGCACGTACGGCCCCCAGTTCCGCGCGCTGCGCAGGCCCCGTCGTTGAGGGTCGCACCGTGACGACAGGATCTCGGGGCCGGACCGGACACCGGGTCAGCAGGCGTCCCTGATCCCCGGACATCCGAATCCCCCGCCCTGAGAGCCCGCGTCGGTCCCGAACCGACGCGGGCTCATGCGGTCGGGCCGTCCAGCTCGCGCAGGAGTGCGCGGACCTCGTCCACCTCCCGGGCGGGGGCGTCGATGTCGAGATGGATGGCCAGTGCCTCGCGCAGGGCCTGCGCTGCGGCTTCGGTGGCTCCCGTGGCGCGGTGGGTGCGGCTGAGGTGGACCAGGGTCTCGGCCTCGTTGTAGCGGTGGCCGAGTGCTCGGTTGAGGTCGAGGCTGTGTTCGTAGCAGTCGACGGCGGCGGTGTGGTCGCCGAGTTGGTGATGGGCGCAGCCGAGGGTGTCCCAGGTGGCGGCCTGCCCGCGCTCGTCGTTCAGCTCGCGCTGGATGGCGAGGGCCTGCCGGCAATGGCGTACCGCCTCGGCGTGGTCGCCGAGCCCGGTGTGGTCCCAGGCCACCGCGTTGAGGGCGCGGGCCCGGCCCGGGAGGTCGTCGAGCGAGGTGAACAGGTCCACGGCCCGCTGGTCGTGCCGAAGTGCCGCGGCCCGGTCCTCCTCGCGTTCGTACAGCCAGCCCGTGGCGAGATGGGTGTGGGCGGCCGAGCGGAGGTCTCCGTCGGCCTCCGACAGGGCCAGCGCGTGGGCGAGTTGTTCATGGGCCTCGGCGTAGCGGCCGGTCTCCGTGCATGCCCAGGCGAGGGTGCGGTGGGACTCGGCGCGGGCGGCGGTGTCGCCGAGGCGGACGGCGGCGGCGAGGGCGGTGGTGTGCACGGCGGTGACGTCGGCCCAGCGGCCCCGGCGGGCGAGGAAGGTGCTGAGCGCGCGGGCCAGCCGCCACGCCTGGGCGTCGTGGCCGGTGCGTACGGCGTGCTCGACGGTCGCCGTCAGCACCGGGTGCTCGCGGGTGAACCACGCCATCGCGGCCTCGTGCGTGGCGAGTTGTTCGGGCTGTGCGCCGTCCGCCGTCGGCGCCGGGTCGAGCCGGTCGCGGTGGGGCAGCAGCAGGAGGTCGGCGGCGTACGCCGTGTGCGCGTAGTGGTCGAGTACGCGGGTGAGTGCCGCGTCCGCTTCGCCGGCGGGCCCTTCGGTCCGGGCCAGTTCGAGGGCGTAGGACCGCAGCAGGTCGTGGCAGGAGAAGCGGCCGGGCCGGTGTTCCTGGACCAGGTGGTGGGCCTGGAGGCGGCGCAGCAGGGTGCGGAGCCGGGCGGGTGGCAGCGCGGTGAGGCCGGCCGCGGCGGGCAGGGCGATGTCGGCGGCGGGCGCCTGGGCGAGCCGGCGGAAGACCCGGGCGGAGTCCGGGTCCAGGGCGCGGTAGGAGGAGGCGAACACGGCGCGTACGTCCGCGGACGCCTCGCCGGTCTCCAGGGCGTCGAGCCGGGTGGCGGTGTCGCGCAGTTCGGCCGCCAGGCCGGCCAGGGTGAGCACCGGGTTGGTGGTGACGCGGGCGGCCAGGACGCCGACCGCCAGCGGGAGTCCGGCGCAGTGGCGCAGGAGTTCCGCCGCCGCGTCGGGCTCGGCGGCCAGGCGGTCGGCGCCGATGCGGCGGACGAGCAGGTCGCGGGCCTCGGTGGTGTCGAGGGTGTCCAGGGTGAGGCGTCCGACGCCGTGCGAGGCCGTGAGTCCGGGGAGCTGGTGGCGGCTGGTGATCAGGACCGTGCATCTGGGGCTGCCCGGCAGCAGGGGCAGCACCTGGTCGCTGTCGCGGGCGTTGTCCAGCACGACGAGGACGCGCCGGTCGGCGGTGAGGCTGCGGTACAGGGCGGCCTGGGCCTGCGGTTCGGTGGGCAGGGCCGCCGGGTCGGCACCGAGGGCCTCCAGGAAGCCCCGCAGGACCGTGTGCGGGTCGGCAGGTTCGCCGGAAGGGGCGAAGCCGCGCAGGTCGGCGTACAACTGGCCGTCGGGGAACAGCTCCTGCTGGTCGTGGGCCCAGCGCAGCGCGAGCCAGGTCTTGCCGACGCCGCCGGTGCCGCAGATCGCCGCGATCAGGACGCCACTGCCGGCGTGCTTGGCGTGGGGCGCCAACAGTTTGTCGAGACGGGCGAGTTCGCTGCCACGGCCAGTGAAAAGGGGCGGTGAGGCGGGCAGTTGCCGTGGCTGTGGCGTGGCGGGAGCGGTCGGTGGCTTCGGGGCGGTGTCGCGGGTCGGGGCGGTGAGCCGTGGGTCCGAGACGAGGATCCCCTGGTAGAGCTCCTGGAGCGGTGGGCCGGGGTCGATGCCCAGCTCGTCGGCGAGCCGGCGGCGCAGGAGCTGGTAGTGCTGGAGCGCGTCGGCGGGCCGGCCGCCGCGGTAGAGGGCGAGCATCAGCTGGCCGGCGAGCCGCTCGTCCAGCGGATGGCTGTCGGCGAGGGCCGGCAGGGTGCTCAGCAGCTCGGCGTGGCGGCCTCGGCGCAACTGGACGTCGTTCCGGTCCAGGACGGCCGCGATCCGCTCCAGTTGAGCCGTCTCGCGCCGGGCGGTGAACCAGGCGCTGTCCATGCCGGGGCACATCTCGCCCCGCCAGAGCGCGAGGGCCTCCTCGAACAGCCGCGCCGCCTCGTCCTCGCGGCCCGCCCGTACGGCGGTGCGCGCCTCCGCGCCGAGGGAACGGAAGCGGTGCAGGTCGACGGCGGCCGGGTCGACGGTCAGTTCGTAGCCGCCGTCGCGTCGCGTGATCCCCGCTCCCCCGTCCGTGCCCGTGGCGGTGGCCGCCGGCTGTAACGCCCGGCGGAGCCTGGAGAGGTAGCTGTACAGGGTCTCCCGCGCCCGCTGCGGGGGCCGCTCTCCCCAGACGCGGTCGAGGAGCTGGTCCACCGTCACCATGTGCGGGGCCTCGCAGGCCAGTGCCGCGAGGACACACCGTTGCCGCGCGGGACCCAGCTCCAGCCGCCGGCCGTCGACACGGACCTCGACCTCGCCCAGCACACGGAACTCCACGGCCACACGGACCACCCCCGAGGCAGGATCCTAAATCCCAAGTCACGTGCTCTGACCAGCGAATTCAAGCTCTTTTCAAGGTTCGGGCAGGGTCGGCCGAGCAGTGTTCTCCCCGGACCACCGGACGGGGGAACGACGGAGGGCCACCCCGCCGGGCGGCAGTGGCCCTCCGTCGCGTCCGGCCAGGTCGGCACGGTTACCGGGCTGCGCGACTACCGGGCGGGCCTCGCCGCCCAGTCGATGCCGCCGAGGAGGTGGGCGCGGAAGGCGGGGTCCGCGTACGCCTCGGAGGCATGGCCGAGCGCCGTGTAGAAGACGCGCCCCGCCCCCTGCTCACGGCACCACACCAGCGGATGGTCCTCGCCCATGCCGCCGCCCTCGTACGACGACTCGTCGGCGCGGGCCAACACCCTGACCGCACCACGGGGGTTGGTGCGGAAGTCGTACCACTCGTCGACGAAGTCCCATACGGCGGGCAGGTGCCGGGTGGCCGGGTGCTCGCGGTCCTCGACGATCGCCCTGCCCGGCTGGAGGTCGGGGTGCCGGTCGAAGCGGGCGCCGAGCAGTTCGCCGTAGTACGGCCACTCGTACTCGGTGCAGGCCGCCGCGTGCACCCCCACGAAGCCGCCGCCCGCCTCGACGTACGCGGCGAGGCGCTCACGCCCGGCCGGGGTGAGGACCTCGCCGCTGGTGGAGAGGAAGAGGACCGCCGCGTACGCGTCGAGGGGCGTTTCCAGGGCCCGTGGATCCTCGGTGTGGTCCACCTCGAAGTCGCCGAGGGCGCGGACGGCCTCGACGCCGGCCTGGATGGAGTCGTGCCGGTAGGCGGTGGTGCGGGTGAAGACGAGGAGTCGTACGGGCATGCGGGCGAGCCTAGGCGAGCGATGGGGCCCGCCCCACGGCCGGCGGTGATCGGAAAGTTTCGTAGCGTCGCCCGCGGGCCGTCCAACCGCCGTGGATGTTGGGTCCGTTCACCCCTGGGCGTGAAGGCACCCTCGCGACAATGCGTGCATGACCCATGACTGGCAGCAACAGATCCACGCGCTGCACGAGGAGTTGGTGCGCCGCGACGATCCCGCCGCCCTGGTGCGGGAGGCTGACGCGGTGGACGCCTCGGTGCGCTATCCGGGGTTCGCGCTGCGCGGTCCGGTGTTCGGGGTCGCCGTGCGGGATCCGGCGGCGGGGCCGCGGTGGCGGCTGCTGAAGCCGGTCGTGAACGGGATGCCGCAGATGTGCCGGGACTCGCTGAACACGCACCTGTGGTTCCGCGCCAAGGACGGCACCGACGACCCGGGGAGGCGCCGTGAACTCCTCGCCGCCGTCGCGGTGTTGAACAGGGAGCCGGTGAACGAGGTCGAGGCGTGCGGGGTGCGGTACCGGATCGTGCGCGGGGACGAGTTCACGCGCTGCGACGACCGGGCGCTGGAGCCGCCGCGGCCCACCGACCCGGAGCCCGCCGAACGGACCTGGAACTTCCGGGACGGCCACACACCCTCCCCCGACCTGGACCTCGCCCTCGACACGGACCGCGCGGCCGGCGGCCCGATGGCCGGTGCCCTGCGGGCGTGGCTGCGGGGTTTCGCGTACCGGGGCGTGCGCTTTCCCGCCGAGGTGCGCGGCGACTCGGAGCGGGCGGTGCGCTCGCATCCGGAAGTCGTGCTGCTGCCCACGTGCTTCGGCGTGGTCGAAAGGGAGCGAAGCCGCTGGGAACCGGCCCTGGCGCTCCAGGCCACCCCGCACGACGCCCGGCGCGTGCTGCACGACGCGATGGCCGAGATGTGGCCCCTGCTGTACCGGTTCGACGACGCGAAAAAGGCGGTGTACACGCGGGCGGCCGAGGAGTTCAGGGCGCTGGAGCGCGCCGACGAGGCCCGGGTGGAGGGACGGGTGTTCCGGATCTGCCGGGTCGAACGGGTGCTGCGGATGGGCCCCGACGGTCCGGAGCCGGCACGCCCCTCGGACGTGGACGAGTACGGCCCCATGAAGATCCATCCGAC
The DNA window shown above is from Streptomyces chartreusis and carries:
- the mmuM gene encoding homocysteine S-methyltransferase, which translates into the protein MNSTIALAEALAAGTVVLDGGMSNQLESAGHDLSDELWSARLLAEVPEAITEAHLAYFEAGADVAITAGYQATFEGFAKRGIGRERAAELIALGVELAREAVARARAEGIARPLWVAASVGPYGAMLADGSEYRGRYGLSVAELERFHRPRLEVLAGARPDVLALETVPDTDEAEALLRAVRGLGVPAWLSYSVAGDRTRAGQPLEEAFALAAGVDEVIAVGVNCCAPEDVEGAVETAVRVTGKPVVVYPNSGEAWNAAARAWDGRSTFTAEEVQGWRASGARLIGGCCRVGPEVIGSIARTLGATA
- a CDS encoding carboxylesterase/lipase family protein is translated as MTAVQADPVVSTPYGSVRGRYENGVAVFRGIPYAAPPFGPLRFRPPVPPEPWDGVREAVAFGPTPPKPPYSEAFAQYLSDPVVPGDDCLNLNVWTPEPGPAARLPVMVWLHGGALTRGSSGVPVYDGRPFARDGVVLVSVNYRLGVEGYGYFPDAPANPGLRDQLAALNWVHASIAAFGGDPDRVTLFGQSAGAISIGALLAAPQAQGLVRRAILQSGPPEAAERDKVRRMVRRMATRLKIPATAAAFAEVDPELLLRTQAEVGRLSSPVVGGPAFGIVVDGDLVPRDPLVALTEGDVAAGVELMLGWTRDEYRLWLVPGGLLERVDRLGAVALAGAMARCRVGADVPRGYRALHPKAGTAEIVGQMVTDHLLRLPLHRLADARPGSSYVYEFAWPSSLPELGACHALELGFVFDTGEVPESRKLAGEGAPQELAHEMHRAWVRFAADGDPGWQAWDDTHPVRIFGDGDTHTAHGPRDPELALWAAAQPREPAVTTDLADGVPARGTEMRSVVRRLRLPGAVRRH
- a CDS encoding LacI family DNA-binding transcriptional regulator, yielding MVRTGGASVAAGPTLAVVAREAGVSVPTASKVVNGREDVAPETRRRVTEALDRLGYVRRPRFDAAKTPGLVDLVVHSLDNSWSGAVLHGVEAAAHDAGLEVVVSAGLTRTRGARPERGWLDKLTARGSSGVLFNLAELTPSQYAWLEQHRIPFVMIDPVLEPPSGVVSVGAANWHGGVTAAEHLLALGHERIAVIAGHQRKMCSAARVAGYRSALASAGVRHRPEYVRHAGFDEGVAHLRTLELLDLPEPPTAVFVCSDRMALGVYEALAERRLSVPDDMSVVGFDDLPEARWISPALTTVRQPLSEMAATALRLLVRMMDGDRPESTRTELSTRLVRRSSTAAPRDATPR
- a CDS encoding ferritin-like domain-containing protein, encoding MGEEPDEPAVAPFKRRRFLASAAVAAGAPTAVAGPAQAAASQADVTAADVAATEAAAAQAPAQTAAGLGSVARLMAVPEDSRGVAWLRSALQVAVGLELATIPPYLCGWWSVKDQRSEVARMIRRIVGDEMYHLGIVCNLLVAVGGRPQIKAAAPVYPGPLPGGVRAGVTVYLSGLTRPFVRDVMMAIEAPEVSLARSVQSPTVGEFYEGMIGAFRAVRPDLATRGQVTQHIDTDELRPVRSLDDVEHAIEIIREQGEGTESSPTDSFSDDRPAHYYAFGEIYHGRELRETDDGWRYVGPPVPFPDVRPMAPVPVGGWRNTSAHVGGLLFRFDAMYSTVLDSLDAAWAGGGHRTLGAGIRTMRGLEKPAVELMETLVPGGRGTYGPQFRALRRPRR
- a CDS encoding AfsR/SARP family transcriptional regulator, encoding MAVEFRVLGEVEVRVDGRRLELGPARQRCVLAALACEAPHMVTVDQLLDRVWGERPPQRARETLYSYLSRLRRALQPAATATGTDGGAGITRRDGGYELTVDPAAVDLHRFRSLGAEARTAVRAGREDEAARLFEEALALWRGEMCPGMDSAWFTARRETAQLERIAAVLDRNDVQLRRGRHAELLSTLPALADSHPLDERLAGQLMLALYRGGRPADALQHYQLLRRRLADELGIDPGPPLQELYQGILVSDPRLTAPTRDTAPKPPTAPATPQPRQLPASPPLFTGRGSELARLDKLLAPHAKHAGSGVLIAAICGTGGVGKTWLALRWAHDQQELFPDGQLYADLRGFAPSGEPADPHTVLRGFLEALGADPAALPTEPQAQAALYRSLTADRRVLVVLDNARDSDQVLPLLPGSPRCTVLITSRHQLPGLTASHGVGRLTLDTLDTTEARDLLVRRIGADRLAAEPDAAAELLRHCAGLPLAVGVLAARVTTNPVLTLAGLAAELRDTATRLDALETGEASADVRAVFASSYRALDPDSARVFRRLAQAPAADIALPAAAGLTALPPARLRTLLRRLQAHHLVQEHRPGRFSCHDLLRSYALELARTEGPAGEADAALTRVLDHYAHTAYAADLLLLPHRDRLDPAPTADGAQPEQLATHEAAMAWFTREHPVLTATVEHAVRTGHDAQAWRLARALSTFLARRGRWADVTAVHTTALAAAVRLGDTAARAESHRTLAWACTETGRYAEAHEQLAHALALSEADGDLRSAAHTHLATGWLYEREEDRAAALRHDQRAVDLFTSLDDLPGRARALNAVAWDHTGLGDHAEAVRHCRQALAIQRELNDERGQAATWDTLGCAHHQLGDHTAAVDCYEHSLDLNRALGHRYNEAETLVHLSRTHRATGATEAAAQALREALAIHLDIDAPAREVDEVRALLRELDGPTA
- a CDS encoding ThuA domain-containing protein, with product MPVRLLVFTRTTAYRHDSIQAGVEAVRALGDFEVDHTEDPRALETPLDAYAAVLFLSTSGEVLTPAGRERLAAYVEAGGGFVGVHAAACTEYEWPYYGELLGARFDRHPDLQPGRAIVEDREHPATRHLPAVWDFVDEWYDFRTNPRGAVRVLARADESSYEGGGMGEDHPLVWCREQGAGRVFYTALGHASEAYADPAFRAHLLGGIDWAARPAR
- a CDS encoding DUF5954 family protein, with protein sequence MTHDWQQQIHALHEELVRRDDPAALVREADAVDASVRYPGFALRGPVFGVAVRDPAAGPRWRLLKPVVNGMPQMCRDSLNTHLWFRAKDGTDDPGRRRELLAAVAVLNREPVNEVEACGVRYRIVRGDEFTRCDDRALEPPRPTDPEPAERTWNFRDGHTPSPDLDLALDTDRAAGGPMAGALRAWLRGFAYRGVRFPAEVRGDSERAVRSHPEVVLLPTCFGVVERERSRWEPALALQATPHDARRVLHDAMAEMWPLLYRFDDAKKAVYTRAAEEFRALERADEARVEGRVFRICRVERVLRMGPDGPEPARPSDVDEYGPMKIHPTLLPDGTVVFDD